A genomic window from Cucumis melo cultivar AY chromosome 8, USDA_Cmelo_AY_1.0, whole genome shotgun sequence includes:
- the LOC103502167 gene encoding uncharacterized protein LOC103502167 isoform X3, whose protein sequence is MPCLNISTNVSLEGIDTSSVLSEASSTVAKIIGKPENYVMIVLKGSVPMSFGGNEQPAAYGELVSIGGLNPDVNKKLSGAIATILETKLSVPKSRFFLKFYDTKGSNFGWNGSTF, encoded by the exons atgccTTGCCTTAACATTTCTACAAATGTCAGCCTTGAAGGTATCGACACCTCCTCTGTTCTCTCCGAGGCTTCATCGACCGTTGCCAAGATCATCGGCAAGCCAGAAAAC TACGTAATGATTGTGCTGAAGGGATCAGTACCCATGTCATTTGGGGGCAATGAGCAGCCAGCAGCATATGGCGAGTTGGTGTCCATCGGTGGTCTGAACCCTGATGTCAACAAGAAACTGAGTGGTGCAATTGCTACAATTCTGGAGACCAAGCTATCTGTTCCCAAGTCGAgattctttctcaaattctacgACACCAAG GGATCCAACTTTGGATGGAATGGCTCCACTTTCTAA
- the LOC103502167 gene encoding uncharacterized protein LOC103502167 isoform X2 — MPCLNISTNVSLEGIDTSSVLSEASSTVAKIIGKPENYVMIVLKGSVPMSFGGNEQPAAYGELVSIGGLNPDVNKKLSGAIATILETKLSVPKSRFFLKFYDTKAHQSQEYAQCLHALHQN, encoded by the exons atgccTTGCCTTAACATTTCTACAAATGTCAGCCTTGAAGGTATCGACACCTCCTCTGTTCTCTCCGAGGCTTCATCGACCGTTGCCAAGATCATCGGCAAGCCAGAAAAC TACGTAATGATTGTGCTGAAGGGATCAGTACCCATGTCATTTGGGGGCAATGAGCAGCCAGCAGCATATGGCGAGTTGGTGTCCATCGGTGGTCTGAACCCTGATGTCAACAAGAAACTGAGTGGTGCAATTGCTACAATTCTGGAGACCAAGCTATCTGTTCCCAAGTCGAgattctttctcaaattctacgACACCAAG GCCCATCAGAGTCAAGAGTATGCACAGTGTTTACATGCTTTACACCAGAACTAG
- the LOC103502167 gene encoding uncharacterized protein LOC103502167 isoform X1, whose protein sequence is MPCLNISTNVSLEGIDTSSVLSEASSTVAKIIGKPENYVMIVLKGSVPMSFGGNEQPAAYGELVSIGGLNPDVNKKLSGAIATILETKLSVPKSRFFLKFYDTKARIQLWMEWLHFLSYLHLLALEIPNFYMLGRTYKDLVLLTRHIILSFI, encoded by the exons atgccTTGCCTTAACATTTCTACAAATGTCAGCCTTGAAGGTATCGACACCTCCTCTGTTCTCTCCGAGGCTTCATCGACCGTTGCCAAGATCATCGGCAAGCCAGAAAAC TACGTAATGATTGTGCTGAAGGGATCAGTACCCATGTCATTTGGGGGCAATGAGCAGCCAGCAGCATATGGCGAGTTGGTGTCCATCGGTGGTCTGAACCCTGATGTCAACAAGAAACTGAGTGGTGCAATTGCTACAATTCTGGAGACCAAGCTATCTGTTCCCAAGTCGAgattctttctcaaattctacgACACCAAGGCAA GGATCCAACTTTGGATGGAATGGCTCCACTTTCTAAGTTACCTTCATCTATTAGCTCTTGAAATTCCCAACTTTTATATGCTGGGACGTACTTATAAGGATTTGGTATTGTTAACTCGCCATATTATATTGAGTTTTATCTAG